One Stenotrophomonas oahuensis genomic region harbors:
- a CDS encoding 2-oxoglutarate dehydrogenase E1 component: protein MDNLLKQFAQSSQLAGGNASYVEDLYEQYLVSPDSVDPKWKTYFDGFKGREAGDIPHSAVIAHIADAAKDALKAGTGAGAGDERERNVGRLITAYRSRGHLDAKLDPLGLAQAVNSPDLGLPFHSLSEGDLNAEFSTGGVGGQPRMKLRDLLARLKATYTGSIGAEFMHISEVEQRQWIYQRLELAGGNYNLDADTKRRTLERLTAAEGLERYLHTKYVGQKRFSLEGGDALIPMMDTIIRDAGKDGVKDVVIGMAHRGRLNVLVNTLGKNPRKLFDEFEGKFEHDEHASAGDVKYHMGFSADVATDGGPVHLALAFNPSHLEIADPVVAGSVRSRQERRKDTARKQVMPILIHGDAAFSGQGVVMELFQMSQARGFAVGGTVHIVVNNQVGFTTSNPEDTRSTRYATDVAKMIAAPVLHVNGDDPEAVVFAAKLAFDFRQKFAKDVVLDLMCYRRWGHNEADEPAITQPLMYQVIRKHQTTRELYAAQLEQAGVIAAGAGKAMVDAYREKLDAGEVTTELAKVEKTPPTSPLFVDWPKLLEGKLSDPVSTKVEMGKLKQLAEMINTVPAEVELHSRVAKVYDDRRKMAAGEIPGDWGFAENLAYATLLDEGHAMRLVGQDVGRGTFTHRHAILHDQKTDNYYLPLRQLVDSPEKVAVIDSLLSEEAVMAYEYGFSTTDPNTLCIWEGQFGDFANGAQVVIDQFIAAGEAKWGRISGLTLLLPHGYEGQGPEHSSARLERFLQLCALENMLVVVPSTPAQAFHMLRRQLHLTTRKPLVVMSPKSLLRHKLAVSTLDELANGEFQHLIGDANADAKKVKRVVLCSGKVYYDLLEDQTKRGQDDVAIIRVEQLYPFPRALLAAELKKYGKATDVVWTQEEPQNQGAWYQIRHHLQFCLADGQNLHYAGRARSASPAAGHMADHIIEQQKLVADALVNPFNDVVAE from the coding sequence CGGCCTACCGCTCGCGCGGCCACCTGGACGCCAAGCTCGACCCGCTGGGTCTGGCCCAGGCCGTGAACTCGCCCGATCTGGGCCTGCCCTTCCACAGCCTGTCCGAAGGCGACCTCAACGCCGAGTTCAGCACCGGCGGTGTCGGTGGCCAGCCGCGCATGAAGCTGCGCGACCTGCTGGCGCGCCTGAAGGCGACCTACACCGGCTCGATCGGTGCGGAGTTCATGCACATCTCCGAGGTCGAGCAGCGCCAGTGGATCTACCAGCGCCTCGAACTGGCCGGCGGCAACTACAACCTCGATGCGGACACCAAGCGCCGCACCCTGGAACGCCTGACCGCCGCCGAAGGCCTGGAACGCTACCTGCACACCAAGTACGTCGGCCAGAAGCGCTTCTCGCTGGAAGGCGGCGACGCGCTGATTCCGATGATGGACACCATCATCCGTGACGCCGGCAAGGACGGGGTCAAGGACGTGGTGATCGGCATGGCCCACCGCGGCCGCCTGAACGTGCTGGTCAACACCCTGGGCAAGAACCCGCGCAAGCTGTTCGACGAATTCGAAGGCAAGTTCGAGCACGACGAGCACGCCTCGGCCGGTGACGTGAAGTACCACATGGGCTTCTCGGCCGACGTCGCCACCGATGGCGGCCCGGTCCACCTGGCGCTGGCGTTCAACCCGTCGCACCTGGAAATCGCTGACCCGGTGGTTGCCGGCTCGGTGCGTTCGCGCCAGGAGCGTCGCAAGGACACCGCGCGCAAGCAGGTCATGCCGATCCTCATCCACGGCGACGCGGCCTTCTCCGGCCAGGGCGTGGTCATGGAACTGTTCCAGATGTCGCAGGCCCGCGGCTTCGCCGTTGGCGGCACCGTGCACATCGTGGTCAACAACCAGGTCGGTTTCACCACCTCCAACCCGGAAGACACCCGCTCCACCCGTTACGCGACCGACGTGGCCAAGATGATTGCCGCACCGGTGCTGCACGTGAACGGCGACGATCCGGAAGCGGTGGTGTTCGCGGCCAAGCTGGCATTCGATTTCCGCCAGAAGTTCGCCAAGGACGTGGTCCTCGACCTGATGTGCTACCGCCGTTGGGGTCACAACGAAGCCGACGAACCGGCGATCACCCAGCCGTTGATGTACCAGGTCATCCGCAAGCACCAGACCACCCGCGAGCTGTACGCCGCGCAGCTGGAACAGGCCGGCGTGATCGCCGCCGGTGCCGGCAAGGCCATGGTCGATGCCTACCGCGAGAAGCTGGATGCCGGTGAAGTCACCACCGAGCTTGCCAAGGTCGAAAAGACCCCGCCGACCAGCCCGCTGTTCGTTGATTGGCCGAAACTGCTGGAAGGCAAGCTGTCCGACCCGGTCTCGACCAAGGTCGAGATGGGCAAGCTCAAGCAGCTGGCCGAAATGATCAACACCGTGCCGGCCGAAGTGGAGCTGCACTCGCGCGTGGCCAAGGTGTACGACGACCGTCGCAAGATGGCCGCCGGCGAGATCCCGGGCGACTGGGGCTTCGCGGAAAACCTGGCTTACGCCACCCTGCTCGACGAAGGCCACGCCATGCGCCTGGTCGGCCAGGACGTGGGCCGCGGCACCTTCACCCACCGCCACGCGATCCTGCACGACCAGAAGACCGACAACTACTACCTGCCGCTGCGGCAGCTGGTGGATTCGCCGGAAAAGGTCGCGGTGATCGACTCGCTGCTCAGCGAAGAAGCGGTGATGGCCTATGAGTACGGCTTCTCCACCACCGATCCCAACACCCTGTGCATCTGGGAAGGCCAGTTCGGTGACTTCGCCAACGGCGCGCAGGTGGTCATCGACCAGTTCATCGCCGCCGGTGAAGCCAAGTGGGGCCGTATCTCCGGCCTGACCCTGCTGCTGCCGCACGGCTATGAAGGCCAAGGCCCGGAACACAGCTCGGCGCGCCTGGAGCGCTTCCTGCAGCTGTGCGCACTGGAAAACATGCTGGTGGTGGTGCCCTCCACCCCGGCGCAGGCCTTCCACATGCTGCGTCGCCAGCTGCACCTGACCACCCGCAAGCCGCTGGTGGTGATGTCGCCCAAGTCGCTGCTGCGCCACAAGCTGGCCGTGTCGACCCTGGACGAACTGGCCAACGGCGAGTTCCAGCACCTGATCGGCGATGCCAACGCGGACGCCAAGAAGGTCAAGCGCGTGGTGCTGTGCTCGGGCAAGGTCTACTACGACCTGCTTGAAGACCAGACCAAGCGCGGCCAGGACGACGTTGCCATCATCCGCGTGGAACAGCTGTATCCGTTCCCGCGCGCGCTGCTGGCCGCCGAGCTGAAGAAGTACGGCAAGGCCACCGACGTGGTGTGGACGCAGGAAGAACCGCAGAACCAGGGTGCGTGGTACCAAATCCGCCACCACCTGCAGTTCTGCCTGGCCGACGGCCAGAACCTGCACTACGCCGGTCGCGCGCGTTCGGCTTCGCCGGCCGCCGGTCACATGGCTGACCACATCATCGAGCAGCAGAAGCTGGTCGCCGATGCCCTGGTCAACCCGTTCAACGACGTTGTCGCTGAATAA
- the sucB gene encoding dihydrolipoyllysine-residue succinyltransferase: MATEVKAPVLPESVADGTIATWHKKVGDAVKRDENLLDLETDKVVLEVPSPVDGVLKEIKFEVGATVTSSQVVAIIEEGAVAAAPAPAAEAPKAAAPAAAAPAAAAAPAPAAKSAADALPPGARFSAITEGVNPADVDGTGRRGAVTKEDIVNFARNGGAGKAGGARPEERVPMTRIRKRIAERLMESKNSTAMLTTFNEVDLSKVSAARKELQDEFVKAHGIKLGFMSFFVKAAANALQRFPLVNASIDGDDIIYHGYADVSIAVSTEKGLVTPVLRNVERMSFADIEKTIAEYAKKARDGKLGLDELQGGTFTVTNGGTFGSLLSTPIINPPQSAILGMHAIKERPIAQNGQVVIAPMMYLALSYDHRIIDGKDSVQFLVDIKNQLENPGRMLFGL; the protein is encoded by the coding sequence ATGGCCACCGAAGTCAAAGCCCCGGTACTGCCCGAATCCGTCGCCGACGGCACCATCGCCACCTGGCACAAGAAAGTCGGCGATGCCGTCAAGCGCGATGAAAACCTGCTGGATCTGGAAACCGACAAGGTCGTTCTGGAAGTGCCGTCGCCGGTTGATGGCGTGCTGAAGGAAATCAAGTTCGAAGTGGGTGCCACCGTGACCTCCAGCCAGGTCGTGGCGATCATCGAAGAAGGCGCGGTTGCTGCTGCGCCGGCTCCGGCCGCGGAAGCCCCGAAGGCCGCGGCTCCGGCCGCTGCCGCACCGGCTGCTGCCGCTGCTCCGGCTCCGGCCGCCAAGTCGGCTGCCGATGCCCTGCCCCCGGGTGCCCGCTTCAGCGCCATCACCGAAGGCGTGAACCCGGCCGACGTCGACGGCACCGGCCGTCGCGGCGCAGTCACCAAGGAAGACATCGTCAACTTCGCCCGTAACGGCGGTGCCGGCAAGGCCGGTGGCGCACGTCCGGAAGAACGCGTGCCGATGACCCGCATCCGCAAGCGCATCGCCGAACGCCTGATGGAGTCGAAGAACTCCACCGCCATGCTGACCACCTTCAACGAAGTCGACCTGAGCAAGGTGTCGGCCGCGCGCAAGGAACTGCAGGACGAGTTCGTCAAGGCCCACGGCATCAAGCTGGGCTTCATGAGCTTCTTCGTGAAGGCCGCCGCCAATGCGCTGCAGCGCTTCCCGCTGGTGAATGCCTCGATCGATGGTGACGACATCATCTATCACGGCTACGCCGACGTCTCGATCGCCGTGTCGACCGAAAAGGGTCTGGTGACCCCGGTCCTGCGCAACGTCGAGCGCATGTCGTTCGCCGACATCGAAAAGACCATTGCCGAGTACGCCAAGAAGGCCCGTGACGGCAAGCTGGGCCTGGACGAACTGCAGGGCGGCACCTTCACCGTGACCAACGGCGGCACCTTCGGTTCGCTTCTGTCCACCCCGATCATCAACCCGCCGCAGAGCGCCATCCTGGGCATGCACGCCATCAAGGAGCGTCCGATCGCCCAGAACGGCCAGGTCGTGATCGCGCCGATGATGTACCTGGCGCTGTCCTACGACCACCGCATCATCGACGGCAAGGACTCGGTACAGTTCCTGGTGGACATCAAGAACCAGCTGGAAAACCCGGGCCGCATGCTGTTCGGCCTGTAA
- the lpdA gene encoding dihydrolipoyl dehydrogenase produces the protein MAEQFDVVVIGAGPAGYHAAIRAAQLGLKTACIDAALGKDGKPALGGTCLRVGCIPSKALLDSSRQYWNMGHIFGDHGISFKDAKMDVEAMVGRKDKIVKQFTGGIAMLFKANKVAAYYGFGELQPGNVVKVTQHDGEVVELKGTNVIIAAGSDSIELPFAKFDGETIVDNVGGLDFTEVPARLAVIGAGVIGLELGSVWKRLGAEVTILEALPTFLAAADAEVSKVAAKEFKKQGLDIRLGAKVSKAEVTGKGKKKEVALTYTDAEGEKSLTVDKLLVAVGRRAATKGLLAEGTGVKVNERGQIEVDAHCHTGVNGVWAVGDCVRGPMLAHKGFEEGIAVAELIAGLPGHVNMDTIPWVIYTEPELAWVGKTEEQLKAEGIPYKAGSFPFAANGRAVAMIEPAGFVKVLAHAETDRILGMHLVGANVSELVHEGVLTMEFSGSADDLARICHAHPSLSEVVHDAAMAVSKRAIHKAN, from the coding sequence ATGGCTGAACAATTCGACGTCGTCGTCATCGGTGCCGGCCCGGCCGGCTATCACGCCGCCATCCGCGCCGCCCAGCTGGGCCTGAAGACCGCCTGCATCGACGCCGCACTGGGCAAGGACGGCAAGCCGGCCCTGGGTGGCACCTGCCTGCGCGTGGGTTGCATTCCGTCCAAGGCGCTGCTGGACTCCTCGCGCCAGTACTGGAACATGGGCCACATCTTTGGCGACCACGGCATCAGCTTCAAGGACGCCAAGATGGACGTCGAGGCGATGGTTGGCCGCAAGGACAAGATCGTCAAGCAGTTCACCGGCGGCATCGCCATGCTGTTCAAGGCCAACAAGGTCGCCGCCTACTACGGCTTCGGCGAGCTGCAGCCGGGCAACGTGGTCAAGGTCACCCAGCATGACGGCGAAGTCGTCGAGCTGAAGGGCACCAACGTGATCATCGCCGCCGGTTCAGACTCGATCGAACTGCCGTTCGCCAAGTTCGACGGCGAGACCATCGTCGACAACGTCGGCGGCCTGGACTTCACCGAAGTGCCGGCCCGCCTGGCCGTCATCGGTGCCGGCGTGATCGGCCTGGAACTGGGTAGCGTGTGGAAGCGCCTCGGCGCGGAAGTCACCATCCTGGAAGCCCTGCCCACCTTCCTGGCCGCAGCCGATGCCGAAGTGAGCAAGGTCGCCGCCAAGGAATTCAAGAAGCAGGGTCTGGACATCCGTCTGGGTGCCAAGGTCTCCAAGGCTGAAGTGACCGGCAAGGGCAAGAAGAAGGAAGTCGCCCTGACCTACACCGACGCCGAAGGCGAAAAGAGCCTGACCGTGGACAAGCTGCTGGTGGCCGTCGGCCGTCGCGCCGCCACCAAGGGTCTGCTGGCCGAAGGCACCGGCGTGAAGGTCAACGAGCGTGGCCAGATCGAAGTGGACGCGCACTGCCACACCGGCGTGAACGGCGTCTGGGCGGTCGGCGACTGCGTGCGCGGCCCGATGCTGGCGCACAAGGGCTTCGAGGAAGGCATCGCGGTAGCTGAGCTGATCGCGGGCCTGCCGGGCCACGTCAACATGGACACCATTCCGTGGGTCATCTACACCGAGCCGGAACTGGCGTGGGTGGGCAAGACCGAAGAGCAGCTGAAGGCCGAAGGCATTCCGTACAAGGCCGGCAGCTTCCCGTTCGCCGCCAACGGCCGTGCCGTCGCCATGATCGAGCCGGCTGGCTTCGTCAAGGTGCTGGCCCACGCTGAAACCGACCGCATCCTCGGTATGCACCTGGTCGGTGCCAACGTCTCCGAGCTGGTGCACGAAGGTGTGCTGACCATGGAGTTCAGCGGCTCGGCCGACGACCTGGCCCGCATCTGCCACGCGCACCCGTCGCTGTCGGAAGTGGTCCACGACGCCGCCATGGCCGTGAGCAAGCGCGCCATCCACAAGGCCAATTGA
- a CDS encoding replicative DNA helicase — MSARSGFRNDRKERGDRFDRDDARIDQLRVPPHSIEAEQAVLGGLMLAPETYDRVNEQLNDGDFYRRDHQMIYRAIRELSERDRPFDAVTLGEWFESQGKLELVGDGAYLIELASTTPSAANIGAYAEIVRDKAVLRQLIQVGTDIVNDGFQPEGRDSSELLSAAEKSVFAIAEQGARGRTDFVAMPGALKDAFEELRNRFENGGNITGLPTGYADFDAMTAGLQPTDLIILAARPAMGKTTFALNIAEYAAIKSKKGVAVFSMEMSASQLAMRLISSNGRINASRLRTGQLEDEDWSRVTGAIRMLKETKIFIDDTPGVSPEILRSKCRRLKREHDLGLIVIDYLQLMSVPGNSENRATEISEISRSLKGLAKELNVPVIALSQLNRSLETRTDKRPVMADLRESGAIEQDADMIVFIYRDDYYNKENSPDKGLAEIIIGKHRGGPTGSCKLKFFGEYTRFDNLSHDSVGSFE; from the coding sequence ATGTCCGCCCGCTCCGGCTTCCGTAACGACCGCAAAGAACGCGGCGACCGCTTCGACCGCGATGATGCGCGGATCGACCAGCTGCGCGTGCCGCCGCATTCGATCGAAGCCGAACAGGCGGTACTGGGTGGCCTGATGCTCGCCCCGGAAACCTACGACCGGGTCAATGAGCAGCTCAACGACGGCGACTTCTACCGCCGTGACCACCAGATGATCTACCGCGCGATCCGCGAGCTGTCCGAGCGCGATCGCCCGTTCGATGCGGTGACCCTGGGTGAGTGGTTTGAATCGCAGGGCAAGCTCGAGCTGGTCGGCGACGGCGCGTACCTGATCGAGCTGGCCAGCACCACGCCGTCTGCGGCCAATATCGGCGCGTATGCGGAAATCGTGCGCGACAAGGCGGTGCTGCGGCAGCTGATCCAGGTCGGTACCGATATCGTCAACGACGGCTTCCAGCCGGAAGGTCGCGACAGCTCCGAGCTGCTCTCGGCCGCGGAAAAATCCGTGTTCGCCATTGCCGAGCAGGGCGCGCGCGGCCGCACCGACTTCGTGGCCATGCCCGGCGCGCTGAAGGATGCCTTCGAAGAGCTGCGCAACCGCTTCGAGAACGGCGGCAACATCACCGGCCTGCCGACCGGCTACGCCGACTTCGATGCGATGACCGCCGGCCTGCAGCCGACAGACCTGATCATCCTGGCGGCACGTCCGGCCATGGGCAAGACCACGTTCGCCCTGAACATCGCCGAGTACGCGGCGATCAAGTCGAAGAAGGGCGTGGCGGTGTTCTCGATGGAAATGTCAGCCTCACAGCTGGCGATGCGTCTGATCTCGTCCAATGGACGCATCAACGCCTCCCGCCTGCGTACCGGCCAGCTGGAAGACGAGGACTGGAGCCGGGTCACTGGTGCCATCCGCATGCTGAAGGAAACCAAGATCTTCATCGACGACACCCCGGGTGTGTCACCGGAGATCCTGCGCTCCAAGTGCCGCCGCCTCAAGCGCGAGCACGACCTGGGCCTGATCGTGATCGACTACCTGCAGCTGATGAGCGTGCCGGGCAACAGCGAAAACCGTGCGACCGAAATCTCGGAGATCTCGCGTTCGCTCAAGGGCCTGGCCAAGGAACTGAACGTGCCGGTGATCGCGCTGTCGCAGTTGAACCGTTCGCTGGAAACGCGAACCGACAAGCGCCCGGTGATGGCCGACCTTCGCGAATCCGGCGCAATCGAGCAGGACGCGGACATGATCGTGTTCATCTATCGCGACGATTACTACAACAAGGAAAACTCGCCGGACAAGGGCTTGGCCGAGATCATCATCGGCAAGCACCGAGGCGGCCCGACCGGCTCGTGCAAACTGAAGTTCTTCGGCGAGTACACCCGGTTCGACAACCTGTCGCACGATTCGGTGGGTTCGTTCGAGTGA
- a CDS encoding NADPH-dependent FMN reductase, with protein MATPKIAVLVGSLRTGSHNLALAHALEKLAGNKASFDYVQIGNLPLYNQDFDKHYPAEGVRLKGQIRSADAVLFVTPEYNRSIPGVLKNAIDLASRPYGDSAFAGKPAAVVGASIGVIGTALAQQHLRNVLAYLDMPVLGQPEVFLHFKEGLIDADGEIGNDSTRGFLQGFTDKFLAWIATHHGG; from the coding sequence ATGGCCACCCCCAAGATCGCCGTCCTCGTCGGCAGCCTGCGCACCGGCTCGCACAACCTCGCCCTGGCCCACGCCCTGGAAAAACTCGCCGGCAACAAAGCCAGCTTCGACTACGTGCAGATCGGCAACCTGCCGCTGTACAACCAGGACTTCGACAAGCACTACCCGGCCGAGGGCGTGCGCCTGAAAGGCCAGATCCGCAGCGCCGATGCGGTCCTGTTCGTCACCCCCGAATACAACCGCTCCATCCCGGGCGTGCTGAAGAACGCCATTGACCTGGCGTCGCGCCCCTACGGCGACAGCGCCTTCGCCGGCAAGCCGGCCGCGGTGGTGGGTGCCTCCATCGGCGTGATCGGCACCGCACTGGCCCAGCAGCACCTGCGCAACGTGCTGGCTTACCTGGACATGCCGGTGCTGGGCCAGCCGGAGGTGTTCCTGCATTTCAAGGAAGGCCTGATCGACGCCGACGGCGAGATCGGCAACGACAGCACCCGTGGCTTCCTGCAGGGGTTCACCGACAAGTTCCTGGCGTGGATCGCCACGCACCACGGCGGGTGA
- the asnB gene encoding asparagine synthase (glutamine-hydrolyzing) codes for MCGLAGMLLAAPGTEQAALEHRAGQMGDALLHRGPDDRGVWADASAGIALAHRRLSILDLSPLGHQPMASVDGRYVLAYNGEVYNFAALRAELEALGHSFRGHSDTEVLLAAFVAWGVDETLQRANGMFAIALWDRTDQCLWLARDRVGKKPLYYGWAGDTLVFGSELKALWQHPQFDNDVDRDALTLLMRLDYIPAPHCIHERCFKLMPGRVLRLDAAAVAAGAAAHRPDQQQLPFWNARERMQHALAAPFAGSDDDAEFQLDGLLRDAVGLRMVADVPVGVFLSGGTDSSVVASLMQAQSSTPIHSFSIGFEGSDHDEAPLAKALAGHLGTDHTELYVSGADALAVVPQLPSMFDEPFADASQVPTALVAKLARGSVTVALSGDGGDELFFGYSRYQRALRNWNLLGRVPAPLRRWMAAHAHTQGEASRTGGLAALLAETGARGIGDVYRNRISRWRDPVAAVIGAKGAGSFYDLADPLHGAGSPADAMMLADFSTYLPDDLLCKVDRTSMAVSLEARAPLLDWRVAEFAWSLPLHLKQRDGVSKYLLKRVLGRYVPQDMVHRPKRGFGAPVSAWLKGDLRGWADDLLDPARLAGEGVFQVNAVAPLWQQFQQGERKWHTHLWNVLMFQAWQGHWRQVRAAVAHG; via the coding sequence ATGTGTGGATTGGCAGGCATGCTGTTGGCGGCCCCGGGAACGGAACAGGCCGCGCTGGAACACCGGGCGGGGCAGATGGGCGATGCCCTGCTGCACCGCGGACCGGATGATCGCGGGGTCTGGGCCGATGCAAGCGCCGGCATCGCCCTGGCGCATCGTCGGCTGAGCATCCTGGACCTGTCGCCGCTGGGTCATCAGCCGATGGCGTCGGTCGACGGGAGGTATGTGCTTGCCTACAACGGTGAGGTGTACAACTTCGCCGCGCTGCGCGCAGAATTGGAAGCGCTGGGCCACAGCTTCCGCGGCCATTCGGACACTGAAGTGCTGCTGGCCGCGTTTGTGGCCTGGGGCGTGGACGAAACCCTGCAGCGGGCCAACGGCATGTTCGCCATCGCGCTGTGGGACCGTACCGATCAGTGCCTGTGGCTGGCCCGCGACCGGGTCGGCAAGAAGCCGCTGTACTACGGCTGGGCCGGCGACACGCTGGTGTTCGGTTCCGAGCTGAAAGCGCTGTGGCAGCACCCGCAGTTCGACAACGACGTTGATCGCGATGCACTGACCCTGCTGATGCGGCTGGACTACATTCCGGCCCCGCACTGCATCCATGAGCGTTGCTTCAAGCTGATGCCCGGGCGCGTGCTGCGCCTGGATGCGGCGGCGGTGGCGGCCGGTGCTGCCGCGCATCGCCCGGACCAGCAGCAGCTGCCGTTCTGGAATGCGCGTGAGCGCATGCAGCACGCGCTGGCTGCGCCGTTCGCCGGCAGCGACGACGATGCCGAGTTCCAGCTCGACGGCCTGCTGCGCGACGCGGTGGGGCTGCGCATGGTGGCCGATGTGCCGGTGGGCGTGTTCCTGTCCGGCGGCACCGACTCGTCCGTGGTGGCCTCGCTGATGCAGGCGCAGTCGTCCACGCCCATCCACAGCTTCAGCATTGGTTTCGAGGGCTCGGACCACGATGAAGCGCCGTTGGCCAAGGCGCTGGCCGGGCATCTGGGCACCGATCACACCGAACTGTATGTCAGTGGCGCGGATGCGCTGGCGGTGGTGCCGCAACTGCCATCGATGTTCGACGAACCGTTCGCCGATGCCTCGCAGGTGCCGACCGCGCTGGTGGCGAAGCTGGCCCGCGGTTCGGTGACGGTGGCGCTGTCCGGCGATGGTGGCGACGAACTGTTCTTTGGCTACAGCCGGTATCAGCGTGCGCTGCGCAACTGGAATCTGCTCGGCCGCGTACCGGCCCCGCTGCGGCGCTGGATGGCCGCCCATGCGCACACCCAGGGCGAGGCCTCGCGCACCGGCGGCCTGGCCGCGTTGCTGGCCGAAACCGGCGCACGTGGCATCGGCGATGTGTACCGCAACCGCATTTCGCGCTGGCGCGACCCGGTGGCTGCGGTGATCGGAGCGAAGGGGGCGGGCAGTTTCTACGACCTGGCCGATCCGCTGCACGGTGCCGGTTCGCCGGCCGACGCGATGATGCTGGCTGACTTCAGCACCTATCTGCCGGATGACCTGCTGTGCAAGGTGGACCGCACCAGCATGGCGGTCAGCCTGGAGGCGCGTGCGCCGTTGCTGGACTGGCGGGTGGCCGAGTTCGCGTGGTCGCTGCCGCTGCATCTGAAGCAGCGTGATGGGGTCAGCAAGTACCTGCTCAAGCGGGTGCTGGGCCGCTATGTGCCGCAGGACATGGTGCACCGGCCCAAGCGCGGTTTTGGCGCGCCGGTGAGTGCGTGGCTGAAGGGCGACCTGCGCGGCTGGGCCGATGACCTGCTGGACCCGGCGCGGCTGGCGGGCGAGGGCGTCTTCCAGGTGAATGCGGTCGCTCCTTTGTGGCAGCAGTTCCAGCAGGGCGAGCGCAAGTGGCACACCCATCTGTGGAACGTGTTGATGTTCCAGGCCTGGCAGGGGCATTGGAGGCAGGTGCGGGCGGCCGTAGCACACGGTTGA